One Epinephelus lanceolatus isolate andai-2023 chromosome 17, ASM4190304v1, whole genome shotgun sequence genomic window carries:
- the LOC144458442 gene encoding uncharacterized protein LOC144458442, with product MAPKDELLSECLRQQKPDESEEVEEQTAWRDKFLHGVYHRQIEKVADIKTYQWLENAGLTDSTEALIIAAQEQALSKRAREARVYHSRSDPRCRLCKDASETVQHIVAGCTMQAGSAYMERHNQVPGIVYRNICTQYRLKVPKSQWDTPPKVDENNRAEILWDFSFQTDKQLLANLPDIVVVDKYQERAVVVDVAIPANSNISKKEHEKVEKYQWLKEQLGQMWKVKVDVVPVVVGALGAVTPKLGEWLWQIPGTTSEASVQKCAVLETAKILCRILKLRGLW from the coding sequence ATGGCCCCAAAGgatgagctgctaagtgaatGCCTCAGACAACAGAAACCTGATGAGAGCGAAGAGGTGGAGGAGCAAACAGCATGGAGGGACAAGTTCCTACATGGTGTATACCACCGTCAGATAGAGAAAGTGGCTGATATCAAGACCTACCAGTGGCTGGAGAATGctggactgacagacagcacGGAGGCACTAATCATCGCAGCACAAGAACAGGCCCTCAGCAAAAGGGCCAGAGAGGCCAGGGTCTACCACAGTAGATCAGACCcaaggtgcaggctgtgcaaagatgcctCTGAGACGGTCCAGCACATagtggcagggtgtacaatgcAAGCAGGATCAGCATACATGGAGAGGCACAACCAAGTGCCTGGGATAGTGTACAGAAACATCTGTACCCAGTATCGACTCAAAGTACCCAAATCCCAATGGGACACACCACCGAAGGTGGATGAGAACAACAGGGCTGAGATTCTGTGGGACTTCAgcttccagactgacaaacagctgctggctaACCTTCCAGACATAGTGGTGGTTGACAAATACCAGGAGAGGGCAGTGGTGGTAGATGTGGCAATACCAGCCAACAGCAACATCAGTAAGAAAGAACACGAAAAGGTGGAGAAGTATCAATGGTTGAAAGAACAGCTGGGACAGATGTGGAAAGTCAAAGTTGATGTGGTCCCCGTGGTAGTAGGAGCACTCGGGGcagtgacccccaaactgggagagtggctctgGCAGATTCCAGGGACAACATCTGAAGCCTCAGTCCAGAAGTGTGCAGTCCtggaaacagctaagatactgtgTAGAATTCTCAAACTCCGAGGCCTCTGGTAG